The proteins below are encoded in one region of Rhodothermales bacterium:
- a CDS encoding anhydro-N-acetylmuramic acid kinase — protein sequence MITAGIMTGTSLDGVDVALVDVTGTGRELRLEVLHHQVFPLPSDLKADLESAMGAAPGTNPAPASMIGSLDARLAALYAACTRAALREAGLPTERLGLVGSHGQTLWHAPDADPPYTLQAGNPSMLAHLLSVPVVGDFRTGDVALGGQGAPLVPYVDWCLYTHPAEYRILLNLGGIANMTLLPPNAERGAVRAFDTGPANRLIDGAMQRLFNESFDEGGARAASGRPDETLLAAWLDHPWFHLAPPKSTGRELFSDAYLDKRLAEARAANLSPEDTIATLTALTVRSITDAIRTYAPGADHLYVSGGGAHNRTLLAGLRQGLDASGTHPLPVSPLSELGADVDAKEAICFAVLAHEAWNGVATGMPSVTGARGVAFQGVLCPSHPQTHPTT from the coding sequence CACCACCAGGTTTTCCCGCTCCCGTCTGACCTGAAGGCCGACCTGGAATCGGCCATGGGCGCAGCCCCCGGCACAAACCCGGCCCCCGCCAGCATGATCGGCTCGCTGGATGCCCGCCTGGCCGCCCTCTACGCCGCCTGCACCCGGGCCGCCCTGCGGGAAGCCGGACTGCCAACCGAGCGGCTCGGCCTGGTGGGCTCGCATGGACAGACCCTGTGGCATGCCCCCGACGCCGATCCCCCCTACACCCTCCAGGCCGGCAACCCGTCCATGCTCGCCCACCTCCTCAGCGTACCCGTGGTCGGCGACTTTCGCACAGGCGACGTGGCCCTGGGTGGGCAGGGGGCGCCCCTCGTGCCGTACGTGGACTGGTGCCTGTACACCCATCCCGCCGAATACCGGATCCTGCTGAACCTGGGCGGCATTGCCAACATGACCCTGCTTCCCCCGAACGCGGAGCGCGGCGCCGTCCGGGCGTTCGACACCGGCCCGGCCAACCGTCTGATTGACGGCGCCATGCAGCGGCTGTTCAACGAGTCGTTCGATGAGGGCGGCGCGAGGGCCGCATCCGGCCGACCCGATGAAACCCTCCTGGCCGCCTGGCTGGACCATCCCTGGTTCCACCTCGCGCCGCCCAAGTCCACGGGGCGGGAGTTGTTCTCGGACGCCTATCTGGACAAACGGTTGGCCGAAGCCCGCGCCGCCAACCTCTCGCCCGAGGACACGATTGCCACCCTTACCGCCCTGACCGTCCGGAGCATCACCGACGCCATCCGGACGTACGCTCCCGGCGCGGACCACCTGTACGTATCGGGTGGCGGGGCCCACAACCGCACCCTCCTGGCGGGACTCCGGCAGGGCCTGGACGCGTCCGGCACGCACCCGCTCCCCGTATCTCCCCTTTCCGAACTCGGCGCCGACGTCGACGCCAAAGAGGCCATCTGTTTTGCCGTACTGGCCCACGAAGCCTGGAACGGCGTGGCCACCGGCATGCCGTCCGTCACGGGCGCACGCGGCGTGGCCTTCCAGGGCGTCCTTTGCCCATCGCATCCCCAAACCCACCCAACGACATGA
- a CDS encoding zinc-dependent metalloprotease: protein MRHLPLLALLLLVPTTQAQDVPSIAEKTAGMTHIDGYHDVYLDNTTGKIWWEIGSFGEEFLYATAMATGLGSNDIGLDRTQLGGQWVVKFERYGPKVMLAVPNLDYRADTDNPLERKSVEDAFASGVLHGFTVAAESDGRVLVDATDFFLRDARNVVQTLQRSGEGNFRLDPSRSAPWPDMTKGFPENTEVEVMLTFTGDNPGSEVRSVAAVPEAFTVRQRHSIIKLPPPGYEPRLADPRAGYYGVTYADYTTPIGEDMRVRYISRHRLEKKDPTAERSEAVEPIIYYLDPGTPEPVRSALLEGGRWWNEAFEAAGFINAFRVEMLPAGADPLDVRYNVINWLHRSTRGWSYGSSITDPRTGEILKGHVQLGSLRVRQDYLIAEGLLAPYDAESIARREASGEDPMLEMALARIRQLSAHEIGHTIGIMHNFAASPTDRASVMDYPAPLPVLRPDGTVDLDHAYDTGIGEWDEYAVRYGYTEFAPGADEKAELEAILKEMRDKGLMFISDSDARAPGGAHPQAHLWDNGANPVTTLDDFMAIRRQALDRFGVANLRPDRPLALLEEVLVPLYLGHRYQVEAVSKLVGGMDYAYAMRGDGQPPPTPIPADVQERALGALLDVLSTENLALPEHIRTGIPPRPPGFGRNRELFPRETGLVFDPYAPPAVVADMVFDLLLHPERAARLTTQKDINPQLPDLPQVLTAVTDRVFTGNVPRGGYEAELERIVQRTWVHALLSAAASDRYPAAARSRVSYHLRAIHIWLQENMDEHDVETRAHRTDLFDAIDRWIFRPYQPDERRPSVTAPPGAPIGG from the coding sequence ATGCGTCATCTGCCTCTTCTAGCCCTGCTTCTCCTGGTCCCGACCACGCAGGCCCAGGACGTGCCCTCCATCGCCGAGAAAACCGCCGGTATGACCCACATTGACGGGTATCACGACGTCTATCTGGACAACACGACCGGCAAGATCTGGTGGGAAATCGGTTCATTCGGAGAAGAATTCCTGTACGCCACGGCCATGGCCACCGGCCTCGGCTCGAACGACATCGGCCTGGACCGCACGCAGCTGGGCGGCCAGTGGGTAGTCAAGTTCGAGCGATACGGCCCGAAGGTCATGCTCGCCGTTCCCAACCTGGACTACCGGGCCGATACGGACAACCCGCTCGAGCGCAAATCGGTGGAAGATGCGTTTGCCTCCGGCGTGCTGCACGGGTTCACGGTGGCGGCCGAATCGGACGGCCGGGTACTGGTCGATGCGACCGACTTTTTCCTGCGGGATGCGCGGAACGTCGTGCAGACCCTCCAGCGCTCGGGCGAGGGCAATTTCCGGCTGGATCCGTCGCGCAGCGCCCCCTGGCCGGACATGACCAAGGGCTTCCCGGAGAACACGGAGGTTGAAGTCATGCTCACCTTCACAGGCGACAACCCGGGCAGTGAAGTGCGATCGGTGGCCGCCGTCCCGGAAGCCTTCACCGTGCGCCAGCGCCACTCCATCATCAAGCTGCCGCCGCCCGGCTACGAGCCGCGCCTGGCCGATCCGCGTGCGGGCTATTACGGCGTAACGTATGCCGACTACACCACGCCCATCGGCGAGGACATGCGGGTCCGTTACATTTCACGGCATCGGCTGGAGAAAAAGGATCCGACGGCCGAGCGCAGCGAGGCCGTGGAGCCCATCATCTACTATCTGGATCCGGGTACGCCGGAGCCGGTCCGTTCCGCCCTGCTGGAAGGCGGTCGCTGGTGGAACGAGGCGTTCGAGGCCGCCGGCTTCATCAATGCCTTCCGCGTGGAAATGCTGCCCGCGGGCGCCGATCCGCTGGACGTGCGCTACAACGTCATCAACTGGCTGCACCGCTCGACGCGGGGCTGGAGCTACGGGTCGAGCATCACGGACCCCCGCACGGGTGAAATCCTGAAAGGGCACGTGCAGCTGGGCTCCCTGCGCGTGCGCCAGGACTACCTGATTGCCGAGGGGCTGCTGGCGCCCTATGACGCCGAGTCCATTGCCCGCCGCGAGGCATCGGGCGAAGATCCCATGCTGGAAATGGCCCTGGCGCGCATCCGTCAGCTTTCGGCCCATGAAATCGGGCACACCATCGGCATCATGCACAATTTTGCCGCATCCCCCACCGACCGCGCGAGCGTCATGGACTACCCGGCCCCGCTGCCCGTGCTGCGCCCGGACGGAACGGTCGATCTGGACCATGCCTACGACACCGGAATCGGCGAATGGGACGAATATGCGGTCCGCTACGGATACACGGAGTTCGCCCCGGGAGCTGACGAAAAAGCGGAACTCGAGGCCATCCTCAAGGAGATGCGGGACAAGGGGTTGATGTTCATTTCCGATTCCGATGCGCGCGCCCCCGGGGGTGCCCATCCACAGGCGCATCTGTGGGACAACGGGGCCAACCCCGTGACCACGCTCGATGACTTCATGGCCATCCGTCGCCAGGCCCTGGACCGTTTCGGCGTGGCGAACCTGCGTCCCGACCGCCCGCTGGCGCTGCTCGAGGAAGTCCTCGTGCCGCTGTACCTGGGGCACCGCTACCAGGTGGAAGCGGTCTCCAAGCTGGTGGGCGGCATGGACTATGCCTACGCCATGCGCGGAGACGGCCAGCCGCCGCCGACGCCCATTCCGGCCGACGTGCAGGAACGCGCGCTTGGCGCCTTGCTGGACGTGCTTTCGACCGAGAATCTGGCCCTGCCCGAGCACATCCGGACCGGCATCCCGCCCCGTCCGCCCGGTTTCGGGCGCAACCGGGAGCTGTTCCCCCGCGAAACGGGTCTCGTTTTTGACCCCTATGCGCCTCCGGCCGTCGTGGCCGACATGGTGTTCGACCTGCTGTTGCATCCGGAGCGGGCCGCTCGGTTGACGACGCAGAAGGATATCAACCCGCAGCTCCCCGACCTGCCGCAGGTCCTGACGGCGGTCACGGACCGGGTCTTCACGGGCAACGTGCCGCGGGGCGGGTACGAGGCCGAGCTCGAACGGATCGTGCAGCGGACCTGGGTGCATGCGCTGCTTTCTGCCGCCGCATCGGACCGCTATCCGGCTGCCGCTCGCTCGCGCGTGTCCTACCACCTGCGGGCCATCCATATCTGGCTCCAGGAGAACATGGACGAGCACGACGTGGAGACACGGGCGCACCGGACGGACCTGTTCGACGCCATTGACCGCTGGATTTTCCGCCCGTATCAGCCCGATGAACGACGCCCATCCGTGACTGCGCCTCCCGGCGCGCCCATCGGGGGGTGA
- the atpC gene encoding ATP synthase F1 subunit epsilon, with protein sequence MAGTLHVDIVSPTGSIYKGDAVSVQAPGLEGSFAVLYNHAPMVATIAVGTLTVTDAKNTRIPFATSGGFLEVSGNRVTILAETAEMASKIDVERARSAEQRAQEVLDAATSEEERALYAAALERARNRLRVSMGHVGQHN encoded by the coding sequence ATGGCTGGCACACTCCACGTTGACATCGTTTCGCCGACCGGCTCCATCTACAAAGGTGATGCCGTTTCCGTGCAGGCCCCGGGCCTCGAAGGATCGTTCGCCGTGCTGTACAATCACGCCCCGATGGTCGCGACCATCGCCGTGGGAACGCTGACGGTGACCGACGCCAAGAACACCCGGATTCCGTTCGCCACGAGCGGCGGCTTCCTGGAGGTCTCGGGCAACCGGGTGACCATCCTGGCGGAAACCGCTGAAATGGCCAGCAAGATCGACGTTGAACGCGCCCGCTCGGCCGAGCAGCGCGCCCAGGAAGTCCTGGACGCGGCAACGTCCGAAGAAGAGCGCGCACTGTACGCGGCCGCTCTGGAGCGGGCCCGCAACCGCCTGCGCGTATCCATGGGGCACGTCGGACAGCACAACTGA
- the atpD gene encoding F0F1 ATP synthase subunit beta, with amino-acid sequence MEAKTAKGTVVQIVGPVIDAEFPAGSVPDILDALEITGKDGQKIVLEVQQHLGENRIRAIAMDSTDGLTRGTEVRNTGMVISMPTGEGIRGRLFNVVGDAIDGLPQPKSGERRPIHAAPPAFDELSTEVEVLETGIKVIDLLEPYSRGGKIGLFGGAGVGKTVLIQELINNIAKEHDGLSVFAGVGERTREGNDLLREMLESGVVKYGDAFMEGMEKGDWDLSKVDLEAMKESTLSLVFGQMNEPPGARARVALSGLAIAEHFRDLGGRDVLLFVDNIFRFTQAGSEVSALLGRMPSAVGYQPTLATEMGELQERIASTKKGAITSVQAVYVPADDLTDPAPATTFAHLDATTVLSRQIAALGLYPAIDPLDSTSRILDPLIIGDEHYNTAQDVKQLLQRYKELQDIIAILGMDELSDEDKLVVGRARRAQRYMSQPFFVAEQFTGNPGVYVKLEDTIRGFRMILNGELDHLPEQAFAYKGVIEDVIADGEKMLAQA; translated from the coding sequence ATGGAAGCAAAGACGGCCAAGGGCACAGTTGTTCAGATTGTCGGTCCCGTCATCGACGCCGAGTTCCCTGCCGGTTCCGTACCGGACATCCTCGACGCACTCGAAATCACCGGCAAGGACGGCCAGAAGATCGTTCTCGAAGTGCAGCAGCACCTCGGTGAGAACCGGATCCGGGCCATCGCCATGGACTCCACGGACGGGTTGACCCGCGGCACGGAGGTACGGAACACCGGCATGGTGATTTCCATGCCCACCGGCGAAGGCATCCGCGGCCGTCTGTTCAACGTGGTCGGCGACGCCATTGACGGGCTGCCCCAGCCCAAGTCCGGAGAGCGCCGCCCCATCCACGCTGCGCCGCCTGCGTTCGACGAACTCTCCACGGAAGTGGAAGTCCTCGAGACCGGCATCAAGGTCATCGACCTGCTCGAGCCCTACTCCCGTGGTGGGAAGATCGGTCTCTTCGGAGGTGCCGGTGTGGGCAAGACGGTGCTCATCCAGGAGCTCATCAACAACATCGCCAAGGAGCACGACGGTCTGTCGGTGTTCGCCGGTGTGGGTGAGCGGACCCGTGAAGGCAACGACCTGCTCCGCGAAATGCTGGAGTCGGGCGTGGTCAAGTACGGCGATGCGTTCATGGAAGGCATGGAAAAAGGCGACTGGGACCTGTCGAAGGTCGACCTGGAAGCCATGAAGGAATCCACGCTATCGCTGGTGTTCGGTCAGATGAACGAGCCTCCGGGAGCCCGTGCCCGCGTGGCCCTCTCCGGCCTGGCCATCGCCGAGCATTTCCGCGATCTCGGCGGCCGCGACGTGCTGCTGTTCGTGGACAACATTTTCCGCTTCACGCAGGCCGGTTCGGAAGTATCGGCCCTCCTGGGCCGCATGCCCTCCGCCGTGGGTTACCAGCCGACGCTGGCCACGGAAATGGGTGAGCTGCAGGAACGCATTGCATCGACCAAGAAGGGCGCCATTACGTCGGTCCAGGCCGTGTACGTCCCGGCGGACGACCTTACCGACCCGGCTCCGGCCACGACCTTTGCCCACCTTGACGCCACGACCGTGTTGTCGCGCCAGATTGCGGCCCTCGGTCTGTACCCGGCCATCGATCCGCTCGATTCCACGAGCCGGATCCTCGATCCGCTCATCATCGGTGACGAGCACTACAACACGGCTCAGGACGTGAAGCAGCTGCTGCAGCGCTACAAGGAACTGCAGGACATCATTGCCATCCTCGGCATGGACGAACTCTCGGACGAAGACAAGCTGGTGGTGGGCCGCGCCCGTCGTGCCCAGCGCTACATGTCGCAGCCGTTCTTCGTGGCCGAGCAGTTCACGGGCAACCCTGGCGTCTACGTCAAGCTGGAGGACACCATCCGTGGCTTCCGCATGATCCTGAACGGCGAACTCGATCACCTGCCGGAGCAGGCCTTCGCCTACAAGGGTGTGATCGAGGACGTGATTGCCGACGGCGAGAAAATGCTCGCGCAGGCCTGA
- the thiL gene encoding thiamine-phosphate kinase, with the protein MSTFTPVSNLGEFGLIDRLREQVAAAPGPEDLIMGIGDDAAVYRVSDDRMHVMTTDALIEGVHFDRAFTPMPYLGWKAISVNASDVVAMNAEPLYATVTLGIPRNLSVEMVDGLYTGMLDACKHYGMQIVGGDTTTAHALYLSVTVVGHVSPERVTFRRGANPGDMICVSGDIGAAYAGLKILLDQRQALNDLGDAYEPQLDAHRYVIGRQLRPKARLDVLQGLRKAGVKPTSMIDVSDGVASEIHHIAAASQVGATIRIPALPFDEETRAVADQFMEDVDTFALFGGEDYELLFTVHPDDVPLIDAMGGVSVIGNIEEATKGLRTYSPETGLLPLFPQGYQHNFGGNGGPADEDA; encoded by the coding sequence ATGAGCACCTTCACACCTGTTTCGAACCTCGGCGAATTCGGCCTCATCGATCGCCTCCGCGAGCAGGTAGCCGCCGCTCCGGGCCCCGAAGACCTCATCATGGGCATCGGGGACGACGCTGCCGTCTACCGCGTGAGCGACGACCGCATGCACGTCATGACGACCGATGCGCTCATTGAAGGCGTGCACTTCGACCGCGCGTTCACGCCCATGCCGTACCTGGGCTGGAAGGCCATTTCCGTGAATGCCAGCGATGTGGTGGCCATGAACGCCGAGCCCCTCTACGCCACCGTGACGCTGGGCATTCCCCGCAACCTTTCGGTCGAAATGGTCGACGGGCTGTATACCGGAATGCTCGATGCCTGCAAGCACTACGGCATGCAGATCGTGGGTGGCGACACCACGACGGCCCACGCGCTGTATCTGTCGGTCACGGTCGTGGGGCACGTGTCGCCGGAGCGGGTCACGTTCCGGCGGGGCGCCAATCCGGGCGACATGATCTGCGTGTCGGGCGACATCGGTGCGGCCTACGCCGGGCTGAAAATCCTGCTGGACCAGCGGCAGGCCCTGAACGACCTGGGCGATGCCTACGAGCCGCAATTGGATGCCCACCGGTACGTCATCGGCCGCCAACTCCGCCCCAAGGCCCGCCTGGATGTGTTGCAGGGCCTGCGCAAGGCCGGCGTCAAGCCCACGTCCATGATTGATGTATCCGATGGCGTGGCCTCGGAAATCCATCACATTGCCGCTGCCAGCCAGGTGGGCGCCACCATCCGCATCCCCGCCCTGCCGTTTGACGAGGAGACCCGCGCCGTGGCCGACCAGTTCATGGAAGATGTCGATACGTTCGCGTTGTTCGGCGGTGAGGACTACGAACTGCTGTTCACCGTCCACCCGGACGACGTCCCGCTCATCGATGCCATGGGCGGCGTCTCCGTCATCGGCAACATCGAGGAAGCCACGAAGGGCCTGCGCACCTACAGTCCCGAAACCGGCCTGCTGCCCCTCTTTCCGCAGGGCTACCAGCACAATTTCGGCGGCAACGGCGGTCCGGCGGACGAAGACGCGTAA